GACATGAGTTTTGATAAGGCGCTAAATGCTTTTAAAGATATTGTCAATGATGAGGCGTTATATAACCAAATATTGACGAAGAATAATGCAGCGTTGTTTAGGTTTTAGCTGAGTGCTCTGTTATTTTAAATGTAATCCAAATTATCTGAGAGGATAGTTTGGGTTTTTTTTTGACTCTAAATATCGCTATAACATAAGTTCCAATAGCTCATCAATAAGGTAGAATAATCACTCTTTTGATGGTTTAGATATCAGTCGTTGATGAATATGGTTAATGATGAGAGTAAATTAATGCGCCTATTTTATTATGTGCCTGTCTTAATTCTGTTGACTACGCCACAGACACTATGGGCGTGTCTGCCTCATTCACCGTCCGATGTATTTATTGGTCGTGTACAAGCTTTATCACCCGTTCCAGAGGTTAATCAGCCGATAAATTTTGATGTGCAGTTTAGCCGTCATCGCTTTGTCTTTCGCCCCTTTTTGACTTGGTTTAAGTACTCTAAACCTCAGCAATGGCGCAGTAATTTTGAGCTAAAAAATATTGAAAAAAATGAGTTGGTTATTGGTTTAGCCTATAACCCAGATGGTAGTAAACCAGCAGACTATACAATATCATCGCTAGCAGCACTGCGCTGTGAGAATGATACATTGATAATTGGCAAGCCAGTAGTGTCATTTGTGGCGTGGAATCGTGAGAATGATAGTTGTCGTCATGATGGTGCTACGCCTATCGGCATATTAGATGGGTTTTTTACTGAAAATCAAGCCTATTATTTACACAAGCTACAAGAAAAATATCCTACCTGTGAACAGCTTGAATCGGCGTTTCCTATAACTGTTGATGGTGCTAATGGCGCTGATGTTGTTAATAAAATGAGTAATGTTGATGAAAAGCCGCAACCCAGTGAGGCTAATTCATCATTATGGCAACATCTTAAACAATGGTTAAAACAGCTTTTCTAACGCTGTTTTAATGAAAAAGCTTTTAAGTTAACCTTACTCATTAACCTTATCATCTATTGTACTAGCGCTGTTCTCTTGGCTTATAGTAACTTGCGGGTAGTGTGATGCCATGCGATCGTTGGCTTCCTGTACCGCTTTTTCAACCGAAGTATAGTCCGAATGACGCACATCGTGCCCACTCATGTAGTTAATAACTAGCTCAGCGATATTTTGGGCATGATCACCAATCCGCTCCAGCGCACGCAACACCCACATGACGTTAATCACTTTGGAGACGTGCCGCGAGTCTTCCATAATATAAGTCATTAGTGCGCGCAGTGCAGATTGGTATTCAGCATTGACCACTTCATCATTACGAATGACTTCAAACGCTTGCTCGGCATTGGATTGGCTAAAGGCATCAAGGGCATTGTGCAGCATCAAGCGCACATGATTGCCTAAATGTTGAACTTCAGCGTAACCATATGGCGTGTGGCTTTGAGTGATTATTTTTAATGCCATTTTTGCTATTTTGACCGCTTCATCACCAATGCGCTCTAGGTCGACCACGCCTTTACTGATTGCCATAACCAAGCGCAAGTCACTGGCAGTCGGCTGCCGTTTTGCCACTAATAATAAAATATGTTCATCAAGCTCAATTTCCATACGATTGATATCAAAATCCATATCAATGACTTCTTGCGCCATTACCGCATCTTTACCAATCATCGCGTGGATGGCTTTGGTTACTTGATTGGCGGCACTATCACCCATGTATAAAAATAAGCGGATGGCTTCATCAAGGTCTTGGTCAAAGCTTTTAGAAGTATGTTTATCATTTTGCATCAAGGGTACTCCATAACATCAAAATATTGGGCGCATCATGCAGGGTATTTAAAAAGTAATGTTTAATTAAAATGCTTAGTTAAGTCATGTTTTTAGTAGCATTTTAACCGTAACGACCAGTAATATAGTCTTCAGTGGCTTTTTGGGCAGGATTGGTAAAGACCTGATCGGTTTCACCCATTTCAATCATATCGCCCAAATACATATAAACGGTATAGTCAGAAACCCGTGCGGCTTGTTGCATGTTATGCGTCACGATGGCAATGGTGTAATCATTTTTTAAATCTTCAATCAAATCTTCAATCGCGCCAGTTGAGATAGGGTCCAGCGCTGAGGTTGGCTCATCAAGCAATAATACTTCCGGCTTAGTCGCCACGCTACGCGCGATACACAAGCGTTGTTGCTGTCCGCCTGATAAAGACAATCCAGATGCTTTTAGCTTGTCTTTAACCTCTGGCCACAGTGCTGATTTTTTCAGTGCCCATTCGACGCGATGGTCCAGTTCTGCTTTGCTTAGTTTTTCATACAAGCGTACGCCAAACGCCACATTGTCGTAAATGGACATCGGGAAAGGGGTTGGTTTTTGAAATACCATGCCAACTTGTGCGCGTAATAAGTTCACATCGATATCTTTACCTAAGATGTTATTGCCATCAAGGTTAATATTGCCTTCAGCACGCATGCCGGGATACAGGTCATACATGCGATTAAAGGTACGCAGTAGGGTAGACTTGCCGCAGCCAGATGGACCGATAAAGGCGGTAACTTTTTTATCCGCAATATCAATATTGATATTTTTCAGCGCTTGAAAGTCACCATAGTAAAAATTCAAATCACGAATTTCCATTTTTGCAGGTGGCATATTTTTGGGAATATCTTGCCATGTTTGCTGAGTAAAATGAGCGCTATCGGGTTGTGCCATTTGCGCTTTGCTTGGTATTGAATTCGTAAATAGGCTGCGGTTTTTGGCGTTAAAAGTTTTGTCTGTTTTAGAAGTTCTTTTTTTAACATCGCTCATAGGATATCTCGTTCAGCTTCATTAAATATAGGAAAATGGGTTATTAACAATTAGTTCTTAATATTAGGTAGTAATGAAAAATATCGTATTTCTATTAGTGCTGATCTCTATTGCCGATAAAGCGTGCCAAAATATTTAATACCAAGACCGAGCCAGTAATTAGGAGTGCTGCTGCCCATGCTAAGGTATGCCAGTTCTCGTAAGGGCTCATCGCAAACTGGTAAATGGTATTGGGTAAGTTTGCTAATGGCTGACCCATATCGGTACTAAAATATTGATTGTTTAGCGCGGTAAATAGTAAGGGTGCTGTCTCACCCGTAATACGGGCAAATGCTAATAATATACCGGTAGTCAGTCCGGCTTTAGCGGCTTTAAAGGTAACTTGGGTCACCAGTTTCCACTTGGGCGTGCCCAGTGCATAGGCAGCTTCACGCAAGGTATTGGGCACCAGTTTAAGCATGTTTTCTGTCGTCCGTACGACCACAGGAATGACAATGAGTGCCAATGCCAACGCGCCTGCCCAACCAGAGAAGCTTTTGCCTTTGACCATCAATGCGTAAATAAATAGCCCGATGACAATCGATGGTGCTGATAATAAAATATCATTTAAAAATCGGGTCACTTTACCTAGCAAGCTACCATGCGAGAATTCGGCTAAGTAAATACCTGTCATCAGTCCAATAGGTGCACCGATAAATAACCCTGAAAATGCCAGCATGACTGAACCAACAATGGCATTGCGTAGTCCACCCACGCTCATTGGTGGCGGCGTATCAGCCGTAAATACTGGCAATTGAACTAGACCTTGAAAGCCTTCTACCAATAACGTTAGCAAAATCCAACAGAGCCAAAACAAGCCAAATACCATTGCTGACATCGCAAATCCTAAGCCAAGCTTATTCATCCAACGTCGTTTGTTATATAAACTTTGGTTATAACGACCCTTAAAATTGGTGGCAATCGGCAATGTATTATTAACAGCTGTACTGGCAGGGGTAGTGGACATAACCTATATTTCCTTATCGTCTTAGATAAAATAGTACGCGTGAGTTGGCAGAGTTAAACTTTTTAGAGTTAGACTTAGCGATTGCCAGCCTTATGATCCATACGCATGAGCATCAGCTTGGCAAGTGACAGTACAATAAAGGTAATGACGAATAAAATTAAGCCTAAATGCAATAGCGATGCCAAATGCAACTCACTAGATGCCTCCGCAAACTCATTTGCCAGTGCCGAGGTAATCGTTACCCCTGAGGTGAACAAACTGGGGCTGATATTAAAGGCATTACCAATTAAAAAGGTCACTGCCATGGTTTCACCCAAAGCGCGTCCAAGCCCTAAAATGACACCGCCGACGACTCCTGCTTTGGTGTACGGTAAAATAACTTTAAACATGACCTCCCAAGTCGTCGCGCCCATACCATATGCCGACTCTTTAAGTAAGTCGGGCACTACAGCGAAAACATCGCGCATGGTGGCAGCTATAAACGGGATAATCATAATGGCGAGCACCAAAGACGCGGTAAACATCCCCAGTCCCATCGGTGCGCCAGTAAATAATTTACCGATAATAGGCAGTGGACCTATATGCTCGATAAACCAAGGCTGAATATGGTTGCCAAAAAAAGGCGCAAAGACAAACAAGCCCCACATGCCATAAATAATCGAAGGAATACCGGCTAATAACTCAATAGCAATACCCAGCGGTTTTTTAAGAAAGTTAGGGCACATTTCTGTTAAAAATATAGCAATACCAAAGCTGATCGGCACGGCAATTAAAATAGCGATAAATGACGTTACTAACGTGCCGTAAATAGGTGCCAATGCCCCATATTCGTTAGCAACCGTATCCCAGTTATTACTGGTATAAAACCCAAGTCCAAATGTCTGGATACTCGGTAGCGCACCAATGACCAAGGAGGCAAGAATACCGCCCAATGACAACAGCACCAGAATGGCAAAAGCTTTGGTTGCATTGACGAACAGTGCATCGTAACGTTTTTGTTTAGCCAGTTGCGACCTTAGATCTATCATAAATGTCTCATTATTAAATATGATTCAGTCGAAAAAATTGGAGAGATAATAGACGGTTTTATTATCTAATATTGTTTTGCAACAGCAAACTCAAAATGGTAAAGCGTATTAAAAAAACTGCTGCGCTTTACCGTTAAATTTGCTGTAATAAAACTTATCAAGCTACGTTATCAATAAGGTTGTCATTAATATTGTAATGAATTTACTGAGCTGGCTTATATAAGGGCTGTCCATCACTGCCTTTCACGTCATTCCACTTGGCTTTAAACAACGCTACTGCTGTGTCAGAGAACGGTACATAATCGAGCGCGATGGCGTCATCATCCCCTTGGCTATA
This genomic window from Psychrobacter urativorans contains:
- the pstB gene encoding phosphate ABC transporter ATP-binding protein PstB codes for the protein MSDVKKRTSKTDKTFNAKNRSLFTNSIPSKAQMAQPDSAHFTQQTWQDIPKNMPPAKMEIRDLNFYYGDFQALKNINIDIADKKVTAFIGPSGCGKSTLLRTFNRMYDLYPGMRAEGNINLDGNNILGKDIDVNLLRAQVGMVFQKPTPFPMSIYDNVAFGVRLYEKLSKAELDHRVEWALKKSALWPEVKDKLKASGLSLSGGQQQRLCIARSVATKPEVLLLDEPTSALDPISTGAIEDLIEDLKNDYTIAIVTHNMQQAARVSDYTVYMYLGDMIEMGETDQVFTNPAQKATEDYITGRYG
- the pstC gene encoding phosphate ABC transporter permease subunit PstC; this encodes MIDLRSQLAKQKRYDALFVNATKAFAILVLLSLGGILASLVIGALPSIQTFGLGFYTSNNWDTVANEYGALAPIYGTLVTSFIAILIAVPISFGIAIFLTEMCPNFLKKPLGIAIELLAGIPSIIYGMWGLFVFAPFFGNHIQPWFIEHIGPLPIIGKLFTGAPMGLGMFTASLVLAIMIIPFIAATMRDVFAVVPDLLKESAYGMGATTWEVMFKVILPYTKAGVVGGVILGLGRALGETMAVTFLIGNAFNISPSLFTSGVTITSALANEFAEASSELHLASLLHLGLILFVITFIVLSLAKLMLMRMDHKAGNR
- the phoU gene encoding phosphate signaling complex protein PhoU, coding for MQNDKHTSKSFDQDLDEAIRLFLYMGDSAANQVTKAIHAMIGKDAVMAQEVIDMDFDINRMEIELDEHILLLVAKRQPTASDLRLVMAISKGVVDLERIGDEAVKIAKMALKIITQSHTPYGYAEVQHLGNHVRLMLHNALDAFSQSNAEQAFEVIRNDEVVNAEYQSALRALMTYIMEDSRHVSKVINVMWVLRALERIGDHAQNIAELVINYMSGHDVRHSDYTSVEKAVQEANDRMASHYPQVTISQENSASTIDDKVNE
- the pstA gene encoding phosphate ABC transporter permease PstA, which gives rise to MSTTPASTAVNNTLPIATNFKGRYNQSLYNKRRWMNKLGLGFAMSAMVFGLFWLCWILLTLLVEGFQGLVQLPVFTADTPPPMSVGGLRNAIVGSVMLAFSGLFIGAPIGLMTGIYLAEFSHGSLLGKVTRFLNDILLSAPSIVIGLFIYALMVKGKSFSGWAGALALALIVIPVVVRTTENMLKLVPNTLREAAYALGTPKWKLVTQVTFKAAKAGLTTGILLAFARITGETAPLLFTALNNQYFSTDMGQPLANLPNTIYQFAMSPYENWHTLAWAAALLITGSVLVLNILARFIGNRDQH